The proteins below are encoded in one region of Metabacillus dongyingensis:
- a CDS encoding DUF6843 domain-containing protein → MKTFLIFLTAVLFLAGCKQQDQSQRTFLIPEGYTGWVTVHNDPSAEENVKEYKVNKEGHASVNEKNIHDGWAATNYFYLDKDGDRKELSPGKMIHGASSGDETGKKGETYFFVGDKKKFETTEYKPEDR, encoded by the coding sequence ATGAAGACATTCCTAATATTTCTAACAGCTGTTTTGTTCCTTGCAGGGTGCAAGCAGCAGGATCAGTCTCAGCGTACATTTTTAATTCCAGAAGGCTATACCGGCTGGGTAACGGTACATAACGATCCTTCTGCAGAAGAAAATGTCAAAGAGTATAAAGTGAATAAAGAAGGTCATGCATCCGTGAATGAAAAAAATATCCACGATGGCTGGGCGGCCACAAACTATTTCTACTTGGATAAAGATGGGGACCGAAAAGAACTTTCTCCTGGAAAAATGATTCACGGGGCATCAAGCGGGGATGAAACAGGCAAAAAAGGAGAAACATACTTTTTTGTAGGAGATAAAAAGAAGTTCGAGACGACCGAATATAAGCCTGAAGATCGATAG
- a CDS encoding HAD family hydrolase: MIKLFVSDLDGTLLSFEKKVTQQDIAALKGLKENGVDVCLASGRMDVEIGEILTMIGEKYHRISQNGAFINTDNDESLHALTFDNVIAKEVFEQVRSTDFIIIIADYSKNYTERRDEVIISIESRMFSPIEENVNLFHALGEDVKASKISILGEYKAISDLQKKLQERHPDTIETYISDKQCLDVMPKNISKGNALKMLIEHLGIKPEEVACIGDSFNDIPMFKMTPHSFAMEDSLPEVKAQAAYTAATVREAINKVAEINKMQLHSKV; encoded by the coding sequence ATGATAAAACTATTTGTAAGTGATCTTGATGGAACATTATTAAGTTTTGAAAAAAAGGTGACGCAGCAGGATATTGCGGCTCTTAAAGGATTAAAGGAAAATGGCGTGGATGTATGTTTAGCATCAGGCAGAATGGATGTGGAGATTGGCGAAATATTGACGATGATTGGTGAAAAGTACCACCGCATCAGTCAAAATGGAGCTTTTATCAATACAGATAATGATGAATCTCTGCATGCACTGACCTTTGACAATGTGATTGCTAAAGAAGTTTTTGAACAAGTTCGTTCTACAGACTTTATCATAATCATTGCAGACTACAGCAAAAATTATACAGAACGGCGAGATGAAGTCATAATTAGCATTGAATCGAGAATGTTCTCACCAATAGAAGAGAACGTCAATCTCTTTCATGCCTTGGGAGAAGATGTCAAAGCTTCTAAAATCTCTATTTTGGGCGAATATAAAGCAATTTCCGATCTGCAGAAAAAACTGCAGGAAAGACATCCTGATACAATCGAGACTTACATATCTGACAAACAGTGTCTTGATGTCATGCCTAAAAACATAAGCAAGGGCAACGCACTGAAGATGCTTATTGAGCACCTTGGAATTAAGCCTGAAGAGGTTGCCTGCATCGGTGATTCATTCAATGATATTCCCATGTTTAAGATGACCCCGCACAGCTTTGCAATGGAAGATTCCCTTCCTGAAGTGAAAGCGCAAGCTGCCTACACAGCAGCAACTGTTCGTGAAGCCATTAATAAAGTAGCAGAAATAAATAAAATGCAGCTGCATTCAAAGGTATAA
- a CDS encoding putative bifunctional diguanylate cyclase/phosphodiesterase, whose translation MFNLNEDLFLMLLVLVQSVISYHLTPVFTNIYSRKTQDKQPKIIIILSLTLGFLFWLTHLLAILSVHLKYTAEQPYLYFLISYAVCSLVAFFSIRTCGIPHLSSKSYFVTGCGMSLGIVFVNFIGYAILFQDKIEVKPLLILFALLLSAAFSFSALRLLLIALEDGLLNQRRAKYYRTAGSIIGGISLAGIPYVTMTSVLDYQFADGGHDYYLIPFLFVFLLNLILTFIPDLYSHTMMNEQSERINEKEERFRSLFHHSPDGVISTDMKGVITSVNKVAAAMTQLTEKDLIGLSFLTLIKEEDHQKALFYFSEIVKGSFSENELSVSLRGKNGDSLDVLITAVRQVVNHKVVGVYGVVKDITESKKAQNRINYLAFHDELTGLPNRRYFIQKLSELKRGNQPFAILNLDFDRFKRLNDLFGHAFGDLVLVKISERLTSVLPERSILSRLGGDEFSIILLEDEMEKANETANDIVHHFRFPMKIRENDCLVTTSIGIAHFPAHSRDSEMLMKYADIAMYDVKMNGSNSYGIYKPEMNDKLIEKIRIENELRKALQYKELSVYFQPKFKENLATVIGAEALVRWKHAELGFISPATFIPIAEETGLIFELERFVLGEVASHVQAWERQNLNFGRISINISHLHLYQDDLIKTIDEILSSYQIHASSLELEITETAMMDNELEANMKLSILRSRGIEISMDDFGTGYSSLSYLQKLSIDRLKIDQSFIREMEQHNGNEAIVSMIISMANHLELKVIAEGVETKTQKDLLAKLGCLEFQGYLGGKPIPAEEFSDMYLSGSKAV comes from the coding sequence TTGTTTAACTTGAATGAAGATTTATTTTTGATGCTCCTTGTACTTGTTCAATCGGTTATCAGCTATCATCTGACGCCGGTGTTCACAAATATATACAGTCGTAAAACTCAAGATAAACAGCCCAAAATTATAATAATACTTAGTTTAACCCTTGGATTCTTGTTCTGGCTGACTCACCTGCTTGCCATTTTGTCTGTGCATTTAAAGTATACAGCTGAGCAGCCGTACCTTTACTTTCTGATTAGCTATGCAGTTTGCAGCCTTGTAGCTTTTTTCTCTATTAGAACTTGCGGCATCCCGCATTTGAGCTCAAAAAGTTATTTTGTTACAGGATGCGGCATGTCACTTGGTATAGTTTTCGTTAATTTCATTGGGTATGCAATTTTATTTCAGGATAAGATTGAAGTGAAGCCGCTATTGATCCTGTTTGCATTGCTGCTTTCTGCGGCGTTCAGCTTTTCCGCGCTAAGACTTTTATTGATCGCTTTAGAGGACGGCTTATTAAACCAGCGCCGCGCGAAATACTACCGTACAGCGGGAAGTATAATTGGCGGAATATCGCTTGCCGGAATTCCGTATGTTACTATGACCTCCGTTCTTGACTATCAATTTGCAGACGGCGGACACGATTACTATTTAATTCCGTTTCTATTTGTCTTTTTATTAAATCTCATTCTCACATTTATACCCGATCTTTACAGTCATACGATGATGAATGAACAGTCGGAGCGGATTAATGAAAAAGAAGAGCGTTTCCGCTCTTTATTTCATCATAGCCCGGATGGAGTGATATCAACTGATATGAAGGGAGTCATCACTTCCGTAAACAAGGTAGCAGCAGCGATGACTCAGCTGACGGAAAAGGATTTGATCGGGCTAAGTTTTTTAACCCTAATTAAAGAAGAGGACCATCAAAAAGCTTTATTTTATTTTTCCGAAATTGTAAAAGGGTCCTTCAGCGAAAATGAGCTCTCCGTATCGCTGCGGGGGAAAAATGGAGATTCACTTGATGTTTTAATTACTGCGGTGAGACAAGTAGTCAATCATAAGGTTGTTGGTGTATATGGAGTTGTGAAGGACATCACCGAAAGTAAAAAGGCTCAAAACCGCATCAATTATTTAGCTTTTCATGATGAACTGACAGGACTTCCAAATCGCAGATACTTCATTCAGAAGCTTTCAGAATTAAAAAGGGGAAACCAGCCATTTGCGATATTAAATCTTGATTTTGACCGCTTCAAACGTTTGAATGATTTATTCGGACATGCTTTTGGGGACTTGGTGCTGGTGAAGATATCAGAAAGACTTACATCCGTTCTCCCAGAAAGGTCCATTCTGTCCAGGCTTGGCGGAGATGAGTTCAGCATCATTTTGCTGGAGGATGAGATGGAGAAAGCAAATGAAACAGCAAATGATATTGTGCACCATTTCCGTTTTCCAATGAAAATTAGGGAAAATGACTGCCTTGTTACAACAAGCATTGGAATTGCCCATTTTCCTGCACACAGCCGGGACTCTGAAATGCTGATGAAATATGCAGATATTGCAATGTATGATGTGAAAATGAATGGCTCTAACAGTTACGGAATCTACAAACCTGAAATGAATGATAAACTGATTGAAAAAATCAGGATTGAAAATGAATTGCGCAAAGCTCTTCAATATAAGGAACTCAGCGTTTATTTCCAGCCTAAGTTCAAGGAAAATCTGGCTACTGTCATAGGTGCTGAAGCTTTGGTCAGATGGAAGCATGCTGAACTTGGCTTTATTTCACCGGCAACTTTTATTCCGATTGCAGAAGAGACCGGTTTAATATTCGAGCTTGAACGTTTTGTCCTTGGAGAAGTTGCAAGCCATGTACAGGCATGGGAACGGCAGAACTTAAATTTCGGCAGAATTTCAATTAATATCTCACATCTGCATTTATATCAGGATGATTTGATTAAAACGATTGATGAAATCCTGTCTTCTTATCAAATTCATGCATCGAGTCTTGAGCTTGAAATAACAGAAACCGCTATGATGGATAATGAGCTGGAGGCGAATATGAAATTATCTATTCTCAGGAGCAGGGGAATTGAGATCAGCATGGATGACTTTGGAACAGGCTACAGCTCTTTAAGTTATTTGCAGAAACTCAGCATAGACCGCCTGAAAATTGATCAATCCTTTATAAGAGAAATGGAACAGCATAATGGAAACGAGGCGATTGTCTCAATGATTATCTCAATGGCCAATCATCTTGAGCTGAAAGTGATTGCTGAAGGGGTCGAAACGAAAACCCAAAAGGATCTTCTTGCTAAATTAGGATGCCTTGAATTTCAAGGATACCTGGGCGGAAAGCCGATCCCCGCAGAAGAATTTTCTGATATGTATTTATCAGGCAGTAAAGCCGTATAG